A part of Acropora palmata chromosome 6, jaAcrPala1.3, whole genome shotgun sequence genomic DNA contains:
- the LOC141884043 gene encoding putative inactive peptidyl-prolyl cis-trans isomerase-like 6 has translation MAAEKRTISAIGLLKDVEFHMVKAAAETISRKDQDGFNEPYILGLLECDWDAFIRAKRKEMKKEVWGFKEDVITFLDDELIGGHEQFLKWAMGNHGYKDFRPLPLWHAMAKETYKNYLLETGYHFLPKTGRSYVKFPTPGQNPNHEFLYMDVEVNHERVGRLVIELFSERLPRTCCNFRELCLGTNTETERHDPPLKLWYKDSIFHRVVPNGWIQGGDIEGGKGTGGESIYGPLFEDEDFSIPHSKRGIVGMANKGRHTNASQFYITLQPAPWMDTKYVAFGQVIEGSKVLAALEEQETFNERPKTLCVIADCGLFDVEKL, from the exons ATGGCTGCCGAAAAGCGTACGATTTCAGCGATCGGTCTCCTGAAAGATGTCGAATTCCATATGGTCAAAGCAGCTGCTGAG ACAATTTCAAGGAAGGATCAAGACGGTTTTAACGAACCATACATCCTCGGATTGCTTGAATGTGATTGGGATGCCTTTATCCGCGCCAAAAGGAAG GAGATGAAAAAAGAGGTATGGGGTTTTAAGGAAGATGTTATCACCTTTTTAGACGACGAATTAATTGGAGGACATGAGCAATTTCTTAAGTGGGCAATGGGAAATCATGGATACAAGGACTTCAG ACCTCTTCCACTCTGGCATGCAATGGCAAAAGAAACATACAAGAATTACCTTCTAGAAACGGG GTACCACTTTTTGCCTAAAACAGGTCGTAGCTATGTCAAATTCCCAACCCCAGGGCAGAACCCAAAT CATGAATTTCTTTACATGGATGTGGAGGTCAATCACGAACGTGTCGGAAGATTGGTAATTGAG CTGTTTTCAGAAAGATTGCCAAGGACATGTTGCAATTTTAGAGAGCTTTGTTTGGGAACAAATACTGAAACAGAGAGACATGATCCTCCACTAAAACTGTGGTACAAGGACTCAATATTTCACAGGGTTGTACCAAATGGCTGGATACAGGGTGGAG ACAttgagggtggcaaagggaCAGGTGGAGAGTCCATCTATGGTCCTTTGTTTGAGG ACGAAGATTTTTCCATCCCACACAGCAagagaggaattgtgggtatGGCTAACAAGGGTCGGCATACAAATGCCTCTCAATTTTATATCACACTACAGCCCGCACCTTGGATGGACACGAAATATGTTGCTTTTGG GCAAGTAATAGAGGGTTCAAAAGTCCTCGCCGCTCTTGAAGAGCAAGAAACATTTAACGAGAGACCCAAGACTTTGTGTGTTATTGCAGACTGTGGATTATTTGATGTGGAAAAGCTTTGA
- the LOC141883428 gene encoding chloride intracellular channel protein 2-like has translation MPLESISGFYLLVRAASDESSIAACPLTHQVRMICKLKGIEPTTTPFNIQKKSREFLEINSTGKVPVLVHQVHPDEAFVLDDPLLIAKYLEDLFPDPPLRSQSKDAIIAGSDIFQKFCALIKNKDPIKDPVLQTSLLKKIEELDLLLQSDHGIFLEGDTVRLSDCSLLCKLLVVRVAAKEFKGFEIPARLKRVWDYIHAGEKQSAFIETRPSDELIKEHWSRNFAMPLKERFIRK, from the exons ATGCCTTTGGAATCTATATCGGGGTTTTACCTGCTTGTTAGG GCCGCATCGGATGAATCCTCGATTGCAGCTTGTCCTTTGACCCATCAGGTTCGGATGATCTGTAAACTGAAAGGAATTGAGCCAACAACTACGCCATTTAACATTCAAAAGAAATCTAGAGAGTTTTTAGAAATCAACTCCACAGGCAAGGTCCCAGTCCTGGTTCATCAGGTACACCCAGATGAGGCTTTCGTTTTAGACGATCCTCTTCTTATAGCAAAATACCTTGAGGACCTGTTTCCAGATCCGCCACTGCGAAGCCAAAGTAAAGATGCCATTATCGCGGGGAGtgatatttttcagaaattttgcGCTCTTATCAAGAACAAAGATCCAATTAAGGATCCTGTCCTTCAAACATCGCTGCTGAAGAAAATCGAGGAGCTGGATTTGTTGCTTCAAAGCGATCATGGGATTTTTCTGGAAGGCGATACCGTAAGGCTTTCAGATTGCAGTTTGCTGTGCAAGCTGCTTGTTGTACGCGTAGCCGCGAAGGAATTTAAAGGATTTGAAATTCCCGCGCGTTTGAAGAGAGTCTGGGACTATATCCACGCTGGTGAAAAACAAAGCGCATTCATAGAGACGCGTCCATCGGATGAACTCATCAAGGAGCATTGGTCCAGGAATTTTGCTATGCCCCTGAAAGAAAGGTTTATAAGAAAGTAA
- the LOC141883429 gene encoding uncharacterized protein LOC141883429 isoform X1: MSERDPLILQTNVREVQHTEVAIRGIGTSVLLRKDVYAHSNHIVIQSRPYFRGNLPTYFYCPFFLKLAWLLFFASLLGALALEGGYYKGSPFYCFVVCAFFIAVFSQHEIVNRRSIPVVLMQPVFDGQIPLNALYEVTVTQLQGLALENYRAGIGFANVSGGKVKFQALSREAVRSLHRSRRTSKFMLFMFFCSACYNFYFMMVHSLGLQFS; this comes from the coding sequence ATGTCTGAGAGAGATCCCTTGATACTACAGACAAATGTAAGAGAAGTTCAGCACACTGAGGTAGCCATCAGAGGTATTGGAACTTCTGTGCTGTTACGGAAGGATGTATACGCTCATTCAAACCATATAGTCATTCAGAGTCGGCCATACTTTCGCGGAAACTTGCCGACTTATTTTTACTGCCCGTTCTTCTTGAAGCTCGCCTGGCTGTTGTTTTTTGCATCCCTTCTCGGTGCATTGGCGCTGGAAGGAGGCTATTATAAGGGATCTCCATTTTATTGCTTCGTAGTGTGCGCATTTTTCATTGCTGTTTTCAGTCAGCACGAGATTGTCAATAGGAGATCGATTCCAGTTGTGTTGATGCAACCAGTTTTTGATGGTCAAATACCATTAAATGCACTGTACGAAGTAACAGTCACACAACTGCAAGGGTTGGCTCTGGAGAATTATCGAGCTGGAATCGGTTTTGCCAACGTATCTGGTGGAAAAGTGAAATTCCAAGCTCTGAGCAGAGAAGCTGTTCGATCCTTGCACCGTTCAAGGCGAACATCAAAGTTTATGCtcttcatgttcttctgttccgCGTGTTAtaacttttatttcatgatgGTTCATTCGCTTGGTTTGCAATTCTCATGA
- the LOC141883429 gene encoding uncharacterized protein LOC141883429 isoform X2: MMWSSMTAISSVCAFFIAVFSQHEIVNRRSIPVVLMQPVFDGQIPLNALYEVTVTQLQGLALENYRAGIGFANVSGGKVKFQALSREAVRSLHRSRRTSKFMLFMFFCSACYNFYFMMVHSLGLQFS; this comes from the exons ATGATGTGGTCTTCTATGACGGCTATCTCGTCAG TGTGCGCATTTTTCATTGCTGTTTTCAGTCAGCACGAGATTGTCAATAGGAGATCGATTCCAGTTGTGTTGATGCAACCAGTTTTTGATGGTCAAATACCATTAAATGCACTGTACGAAGTAACAGTCACACAACTGCAAGGGTTGGCTCTGGAGAATTATCGAGCTGGAATCGGTTTTGCCAACGTATCTGGTGGAAAAGTGAAATTCCAAGCTCTGAGCAGAGAAGCTGTTCGATCCTTGCACCGTTCAAGGCGAACATCAAAGTTTATGCtcttcatgttcttctgttccgCGTGTTAtaacttttatttcatgatgGTTCATTCGCTTGGTTTGCAATTCTCATGA
- the LOC141883421 gene encoding lipase ZK262.3-like, whose product MAAFLSLFIFLPLLTNVCGFLCRERNCGDCADSFLNCRWCRRNNKCHMPASLFNPCKRAENIVDESHCGDKLSNYDPELSMKMLLLSSAAYDPVHPQECLDNALPSENFDIHTVVTKKCDFSGNNCSSYVAISHELEVIALSFRGSVDLDQASKVSLETLLSPKTKFLNGEVQTYWKRGFDELWSDMKTEVKDLVSQNPSYHLWVTGHSLGGAMASLASTWLSYNSVAPRKNIILYTFGMPRVGNYDYALQHDQLVNNSWRVVNDNDIVPHFPTLVSLSILNGPYHHGVEAFYSKPATSPNSEHRECHGKPYNEDANCSFSKFPALSIERHNTYFSIPVPTFWQTTCVRSTRKKRETSGTERSGKTLAFRKSGM is encoded by the coding sequence ATGGCTGCCTTCCTTTCcttgttcatttttcttcctctGTTGACCAATGTGTGTGGCTTTCTTTGTAgagaaagaaactgtggagATTGCGCTGACTCAtttttgaactgcagatggTGTAGACGGAACAACAAATGCCATATGCCAGCTTCCCTTTTCAATCCCTGCAAAAGAGCAGAAAACATTGTCGATGAATCACATTGTGGTGATAAACTGTCTAACTATGATCCTGAGTTATCCATGAAGATGTTGCTTTTGTCATCAGCCGCTTACGATCCGGTTCATCCACAAGAATGCCTTGACAACGCTCTGCCTTCAGAAAACTTTGATATTCATACAGTTGTCACTAAGAAATGTGACTTCTCTGGTAACAACTGCTCGAGTTATGTCGCTATCTCACATGAATTGGAAGTCATTGCGCTTTCTTTTCGCGGGTCTGTGGATTTGGACCAGGCTTCCAAGGTATCTTTGGAGACTCTATTGTCCCCAAAGACTAAGTTTTTAAACGGAGAAGTTCAAACTTATTGGAAGAGAGGATTCGACGAATTATGGAGCGACATGAAGACGGAAGTGAAAGATCTTGTTTCCCAAAACCCTTCGTATCATCTCTGGGTTACAGGACATTCTCTCGGGGGAGCAATGGCATCACTAGCAAGTACCTGGCTTAGTTATAATAGCGTTGCTCCTCGAAAGAATATAATTTTGTACACGTTCGGAATGCCTCGAGTTGGGAACTACGACTATGCACTTCAGCACGATCAGCTTGTCAACAACAGCTGGCGAGTTGTGAACGACAACGATATTGTTCCTCATTTTCCAACTTTAGTATCTCTCAGCATTTTGAATGGCCCCTATCATCATGGCGTTGAAGCCTTCTACAGCAAACCAGCAACAAGCCCCAACTCTGAACACCGCGAATGTCACGGAAAGCCGTACAATGAAGACGCCAATTGCAGTTTCTCGAAATTTCCGGCACTGTCAATTGAAAGACACAACACTTACTTCAGCATTCCTGTTCCCACGTTCTGGCAAACTACATGCGTTCGCTCAACGCGCAAGAAGCGTGAGACATCGGGCACGGAAAGGAGTGGTAAAACATTAGCGTTTCGAAAGAGTGGCATGTAG